A stretch of Haemophilus influenzae DNA encodes these proteins:
- a CDS encoding replication-associated recombination protein A: MSNLNFDFAENDFRPLAAKMRPTSLEQYFGQSHLIGEGKPLRKAIQAGHIHSMILWGPPGTGKTTLAEIIAQRINAEVERISAVTSGIKEIREAIDRAKQNRLADRKTILFVDEVHRFNKSQQDAFLPHIEDGTVIFIGATTENPSFELNNALLSRARVYVLKSLTTAEIEQVLQQAVEDPERGLGKERLILEENLLQVLAEYVNGDARLALNCLELMVDMADETENGKKIDRTLLKEVLGERQARFDKQGDRFYDLISALHKSVRGSAPDAALYWYARILTAGGDPLYVARRLLAIASEDVGNADPRAMQVALAAWDCFTRVGAYEGERAIAQAIIYLAVAPKSNAVYTAFNTAKQQAKDLPDYDVPPHLRNAPTNLMKELGYSAEYRYAHDEPNAYAAGENYFPPELKDTQYYFPTNRGMEIQIKEKLERLREQDKSAVKKRYK; this comes from the coding sequence ATGTCTAACCTCAATTTTGATTTTGCCGAAAATGATTTTCGCCCACTGGCGGCCAAGATGCGTCCAACGAGTCTAGAACAATATTTTGGGCAAAGCCATTTAATTGGCGAGGGCAAGCCACTGCGAAAAGCTATCCAAGCTGGCCATATTCATTCAATGATTTTGTGGGGCCCACCAGGTACGGGGAAAACAACCCTTGCAGAAATCATAGCACAACGTATTAATGCGGAAGTAGAGCGAATTTCTGCGGTGACGAGTGGCATCAAAGAAATTCGTGAAGCGATTGATCGTGCAAAACAAAATCGTCTTGCGGATCGTAAAACTATCTTATTTGTGGATGAAGTCCATCGTTTTAATAAAAGCCAGCAAGATGCATTTTTACCACACATTGAAGACGGAACCGTTATTTTCATTGGGGCGACAACAGAAAATCCCTCTTTTGAGCTAAATAATGCATTGCTTTCTCGTGCCCGCGTGTATGTGCTGAAATCACTCACAACGGCTGAAATTGAACAAGTTTTGCAGCAAGCTGTAGAAGATCCTGAACGAGGATTGGGTAAAGAGCGGCTAATTTTAGAAGAGAATTTACTGCAAGTGCTTGCCGAATATGTTAATGGGGATGCTCGATTAGCCTTGAATTGTCTCGAATTAATGGTGGATATGGCAGATGAAACTGAAAATGGAAAGAAAATTGACCGCACTTTATTAAAAGAAGTCTTAGGTGAACGCCAAGCGAGATTTGATAAACAAGGCGATCGTTTCTATGATTTAATTTCTGCGCTACATAAATCTGTCCGAGGTTCTGCTCCAGATGCTGCGCTGTATTGGTATGCAAGAATTTTAACGGCAGGTGGCGATCCTCTATATGTCGCGCGTCGATTACTTGCCATTGCTTCAGAAGATGTGGGAAATGCAGATCCTCGTGCTATGCAAGTTGCATTGGCTGCTTGGGATTGCTTTACTCGAGTGGGGGCTTATGAAGGGGAGCGTGCCATTGCCCAAGCCATCATTTATCTTGCGGTTGCTCCAAAAAGTAATGCAGTTTATACGGCGTTTAATACTGCAAAACAGCAAGCGAAAGATTTACCCGATTACGATGTTCCCCCACATTTACGCAATGCGCCGACTAATTTAATGAAAGAGCTTGGCTATAGTGCTGAATATCGTTATGCCCACGATGAACCTAACGCTTATGCGGCAGGCGAAAATTATTTCCCACCTGAATTAAAAGACACTCAATATTATTTTCCGACAAATAGAGGTATGGAAATTCAGATTAAGGAAAAACTAGAACGGTTACGTGAGCAAGATAAAAGTGCGGTGAAAAAACGGTATAAATAA
- the lolA gene encoding outer membrane lipoprotein chaperone LolA, translated as MKKTTLKFAALTLLGLSNLALADAASELQMRLAKVDVLSAEFVQTVTSGSGKNVQQGSGKLQIKRPNLFRMETKTPQETQIISDGKTLWFYDPFVQQVTAQWVKDAVNNTPFVLLTSNDHSHWHQYTVTQQADTFVLKPTLSTSNIKQFDIRVDVNGILRNFSTTEKDGQTNLYVLRNITNQTLSDSLFQFKPEKGIEVDDQRKK; from the coding sequence ATGAAAAAAACAACCTTAAAATTTGCCGCACTTACCTTACTTGGTTTGAGTAATTTGGCATTGGCTGATGCGGCAAGTGAATTACAAATGCGTTTAGCTAAAGTCGATGTATTAAGTGCAGAATTTGTGCAAACAGTGACTTCTGGAAGTGGAAAAAATGTTCAACAAGGAAGTGGCAAACTTCAAATTAAACGCCCAAATTTATTCCGTATGGAGACTAAAACCCCTCAAGAAACCCAGATTATTTCTGATGGTAAAACCTTATGGTTCTACGATCCATTTGTGCAACAAGTGACCGCACAATGGGTAAAAGATGCGGTCAATAATACTCCTTTTGTTTTGCTTACCAGCAATGATCATAGCCATTGGCATCAATATACGGTGACACAACAAGCGGATACCTTTGTGTTAAAACCAACCTTATCCACAAGCAACATTAAGCAATTTGATATTCGCGTTGATGTTAATGGAATATTGCGAAATTTCAGCACGACAGAGAAAGATGGTCAAACCAATCTTTATGTTTTACGTAATATTACTAATCAAACCTTGTCTGATAGCTTGTTCCAATTCAAGCCAGAAAAAGGCATTGAAGTTGATGATCAACGCAAAAAATAA
- a CDS encoding DNA translocase FtsK — MIKQITERFTPRQYLAEFLLGLTALFGLYLIVAWSSYTPLDNSWATASAYGNTINKVGSFGAWIIDLFFVFLGYVAHIIPFIAFLVPIYLLKTKAVKQLSCTRIILRSFGFTMLIIGLCVVSMLLLSSNTFYLSGGVLGGSLVVNWFYPVLGKFGSILIGFVLALIGFIFCSGTSLIRLIVAFYHWLTMKNEQSENAEQEKSMEELEQIVIVKSDRSETENLDQNHLNVEQNSEIETVKPSLEVENISIGESSSHLINISGLNPEVSIKSEYELANEENEKPQFSFGFDSESLPSVNLSSDSDEQRVSKNDFVAVWNKPVKTVVQEDLAINQSADDFTQVSLLTKDEMPTVLLRPSHESLNTEMVDNHFATQVDEKVDLEKDGVKFNVSLQDDMEAVQLDKNQEPNYKGYSGSLIHPAFQQQTTKREKPSTPLPSLDLLLKYPPNEQRITPDEIMETSQRIEQQLRNFNVKASVKDVLVGPVVTRYELELQPGVKASKVTSIDTDLARALMFRSIRVAEVIPGKPYIGIETPNLHRQMVPLRDVLDSNEFRDSKATLPIALGKDISGKPVIVDLAKMPHLLVAGSTGSGKSVGVNTMILSLLYRVQPEDVKFIMIDPKVVELSVYNDIPHLLTPVVTDMKKAANALRWCVDEMERRYQLLSALRVRNIEGFNEKIDEYEAMGMPVPNPIWRPSDTMDAMPPALKKLSYIVVIVDEFADLMMVAGKQIEELIARLAQKARAIGIHLILATQRPSVDVITGLIKANIPSRIAFTVASKIDSRTILDQGGAEALLGRGDMLYSGQGSSDLIRVHGAYMSDDEVINIADDWRARGKPDYIDGILESADDEESSEKGISSGGELDPLFDEVMDFVINTGTTSVSSIQRKFSVGFNRAARIMDQMEEQGIVSPMQNGKREILSHRPEY; from the coding sequence ATGATTAAACAAATTACAGAACGATTTACGCCAAGACAATATTTAGCGGAATTTTTGCTGGGATTAACCGCACTTTTTGGACTTTATTTGATTGTTGCTTGGTCAAGTTATACGCCCCTTGATAATTCTTGGGCAACCGCCAGTGCGTATGGAAACACAATTAATAAAGTCGGTTCATTTGGGGCGTGGATAATCGATCTTTTTTTTGTTTTTTTAGGTTATGTTGCCCATATTATTCCTTTCATCGCTTTTCTCGTGCCTATTTATTTATTGAAAACAAAAGCAGTTAAACAGCTTTCCTGTACTCGAATTATTTTACGTAGTTTTGGCTTTACCATGCTGATTATTGGGCTTTGTGTAGTGAGTATGTTGCTTTTATCAAGTAATACTTTTTATTTGAGTGGCGGCGTATTGGGCGGATCGCTTGTTGTAAATTGGTTTTATCCTGTATTAGGTAAATTTGGTTCAATTTTAATTGGTTTTGTGCTTGCTTTAATTGGTTTTATTTTTTGTTCTGGCACATCATTAATTCGATTAATTGTTGCATTTTATCATTGGCTAACAATGAAAAATGAGCAATCAGAAAATGCAGAGCAAGAAAAATCAATGGAAGAATTAGAGCAAATTGTGATTGTAAAATCAGATCGTTCAGAAACAGAAAATCTAGATCAAAATCATCTCAATGTAGAACAAAATAGTGAAATAGAAACAGTAAAGCCATCCTTAGAAGTAGAAAATATTTCAATTGGCGAATCTTCATCACATTTAATTAATATTAGCGGGTTAAATCCAGAGGTTTCTATAAAATCAGAATATGAACTTGCGAACGAAGAGAATGAAAAACCGCAATTTTCTTTTGGGTTTGATTCTGAAAGCTTGCCTAGTGTGAATTTATCGAGTGATTCAGATGAACAAAGGGTAAGCAAAAATGATTTTGTCGCAGTTTGGAATAAGCCTGTAAAAACAGTTGTTCAAGAAGATTTAGCAATTAATCAAAGTGCGGATGATTTTACTCAAGTTTCTTTGCTAACAAAAGATGAAATGCCAACAGTTTTATTAAGACCCAGTCATGAATCTTTGAATACTGAAATGGTAGATAATCATTTTGCTACTCAAGTTGATGAAAAGGTAGATTTAGAAAAAGATGGAGTGAAATTTAACGTATCCTTACAGGATGATATGGAAGCCGTTCAATTAGACAAAAATCAAGAGCCTAATTATAAAGGTTATAGCGGTAGCTTGATTCATCCTGCATTTCAACAGCAAACAACAAAACGTGAAAAACCGAGTACACCATTACCTAGTTTGGATTTGCTTTTAAAATATCCGCCAAATGAACAACGCATTACACCAGATGAAATAATGGAAACCTCACAGCGTATTGAACAACAATTACGCAATTTTAATGTAAAAGCCAGCGTAAAAGATGTGCTTGTTGGCCCTGTTGTTACGCGTTATGAATTAGAATTACAACCTGGGGTGAAAGCGTCAAAAGTCACGAGCATCGATACCGATTTAGCAAGAGCATTGATGTTTCGTTCTATTCGTGTGGCAGAGGTTATTCCAGGTAAACCTTATATTGGTATTGAAACCCCAAATCTTCATCGTCAAATGGTGCCATTACGTGATGTATTAGATAGCAATGAATTCCGTGATAGCAAGGCAACTTTACCTATTGCTTTAGGTAAAGATATTAGTGGCAAACCAGTCATTGTTGATTTAGCAAAAATGCCACATTTATTGGTAGCAGGTTCAACGGGATCAGGTAAGTCTGTTGGTGTGAATACGATGATTCTAAGTTTACTTTATCGTGTTCAACCAGAAGATGTGAAATTTATTATGATTGATCCTAAAGTCGTCGAACTTTCTGTTTATAATGATATTCCGCATTTACTGACACCAGTTGTAACGGATATGAAAAAAGCCGCTAATGCGTTGCGTTGGTGCGTAGATGAAATGGAACGTCGTTATCAGTTGCTTTCAGCTTTACGCGTACGAAACATTGAAGGCTTTAATGAAAAAATTGATGAATACGAAGCAATGGGAATGCCTGTGCCAAATCCAATTTGGCGACCGAGCGATACGATGGATGCAATGCCACCAGCGTTGAAAAAATTGAGTTATATTGTGGTTATTGTCGATGAGTTTGCTGATTTAATGATGGTAGCGGGTAAGCAAATCGAAGAACTGATTGCACGGTTGGCACAAAAAGCACGAGCTATTGGTATCCATTTAATTTTAGCCACACAACGCCCCTCTGTGGATGTGATTACTGGTTTAATTAAAGCAAATATTCCAAGTCGCATTGCCTTTACGGTGGCAAGTAAAATTGACTCACGTACTATTCTTGATCAAGGTGGTGCTGAGGCTCTTTTAGGTCGTGGAGATATGCTTTATTCTGGACAAGGTTCATCTGATTTAATCCGCGTACATGGAGCCTATATGAGTGATGATGAAGTCATCAATATTGCCGATGATTGGCGAGCACGCGGTAAACCTGATTATATTGATGGCATTTTAGAAAGTGCAGACGATGAGGAAAGTTCAGAAAAAGGGATATCAAGCGGTGGGGAATTAGATCCACTCTTTGATGAAGTAATGGATTTTGTTATTAATACTGGTACAACTTCAGTATCTTCTATTCAACGTAAATTCAGCGTGGGTTTTAACCGAGCAGCGCGTATTATGGATCAAATGGAAGAACAAGGAATTGTCAGCCCAATGCAAAATGGTAAGCGTGAGATTTTATCGCATCGTCCAGAATACTAA
- the lrp gene encoding leucine-responsive transcriptional regulator Lrp: MEKKRNKALDAIDIKILNELQRNGKISNIDLSKKVGLSPTPCLERVKRLEKQGVIMGYRALLNPELLDAPLLVIVEITLVRGKPDVFEEFNAAIQALEEIQECHLVSGDFDYLLKTRVADMAEYRKLLGTTLLRLPGVNDTRTYVVMEEVKQTNFLVLK, translated from the coding sequence ATGGAAAAAAAACGAAATAAAGCATTGGATGCGATAGATATAAAAATTCTGAATGAATTACAACGCAACGGTAAGATTTCCAATATCGATTTGTCGAAAAAAGTGGGGCTTTCGCCAACGCCTTGTTTAGAACGAGTTAAACGTTTGGAAAAACAAGGTGTGATTATGGGGTATCGCGCACTGTTAAATCCAGAATTATTGGATGCGCCATTGTTAGTGATTGTTGAAATTACATTAGTACGGGGTAAGCCCGATGTGTTTGAAGAATTTAATGCAGCGATTCAAGCGTTGGAAGAAATTCAAGAATGCCATTTGGTATCGGGCGATTTTGATTATTTATTAAAAACTCGTGTGGCAGATATGGCGGAATACCGAAAATTGCTAGGCACGACATTATTACGTTTACCAGGTGTAAATGACACTCGCACTTATGTTGTGATGGAAGAAGTAAAACAAACCAATTTCCTTGTATTGAAATAA
- the radA gene encoding DNA repair protein RadA — translation MAKAPKTAYVCNDCGAEFSRWQGQCSACKAWNTITEVRLISTAKSKNDRFSGYAGETQAKIQTLSEISLQETPRFSSGFNELDRVLGGGIVPGSAILIGGHPGAGKSTLLLQVMCGLAKNMTALYVTGEESLQQVAMRASRLGLPNDQLKMLSETSVEQICNLSDQLKPQIIVVDSIQVMHLADIQSSPGSVAQVRECASFLTRYAKTRQVAIIMVGHVTKDGTLAGPKVLEHAIDCSLLLEGEADSRYRTLRSHKNRFGAVNELGVFGMTEQGLREVKNPSAIFLSRGDEITSGSSVMVLWEGTRPLLVEIQALVDHSMLANPRRVAVGLEQNRLALLLAVLHRHGGLQMADQDVFVNVVGGVKVSETSADLALLLALISSFRNRPLPQDLVIFGEVGLAGEIRPVPSGQERISEAAKHGFKRAIVPFGNKPKSAVENMQVFTVKKLTDALAVLDNL, via the coding sequence ATGGCTAAAGCCCCGAAAACAGCTTATGTATGTAACGATTGTGGTGCAGAGTTTTCTCGTTGGCAAGGGCAATGTTCGGCTTGTAAAGCGTGGAATACAATCACGGAAGTGCGGTTAATTTCCACGGCAAAATCAAAAAATGATCGTTTTAGTGGCTATGCGGGGGAAACTCAGGCAAAAATTCAAACCCTTTCTGAAATTAGTTTGCAAGAAACACCACGTTTTTCCAGTGGCTTTAATGAATTAGATCGGGTATTGGGCGGCGGGATCGTACCGGGCAGTGCGATTTTAATTGGTGGGCATCCTGGAGCAGGGAAAAGTACCTTGTTATTACAAGTTATGTGTGGTTTGGCGAAAAATATGACCGCACTTTATGTGACGGGAGAGGAATCGTTACAACAGGTTGCGATGCGTGCTAGTCGATTGGGATTGCCAAACGATCAATTAAAAATGTTGTCAGAAACCTCTGTGGAACAGATTTGTAATTTGTCGGATCAGTTAAAACCGCAAATTATAGTGGTAGACTCGATCCAAGTAATGCATCTGGCGGATATTCAATCATCGCCAGGCAGTGTGGCACAAGTGCGTGAATGTGCTTCTTTCCTCACTCGTTATGCGAAAACCCGACAAGTCGCCATTATTATGGTGGGGCATGTAACGAAAGACGGTACGCTTGCAGGGCCGAAAGTGTTAGAGCATGCTATTGATTGTTCATTACTATTAGAAGGCGAAGCCGATTCTCGTTATCGTACTTTGCGTAGCCATAAAAACCGTTTTGGTGCAGTCAATGAATTAGGTGTATTTGGAATGACAGAGCAGGGTTTGCGCGAAGTGAAAAATCCATCGGCGATTTTTTTAAGTCGCGGAGATGAAATTACGTCAGGCAGTTCTGTTATGGTACTTTGGGAGGGTACTCGCCCTCTTTTAGTGGAAATTCAAGCCTTGGTGGATCATTCAATGCTGGCAAATCCTCGCCGTGTTGCGGTGGGATTAGAGCAAAATCGCTTAGCGCTATTACTGGCGGTTTTACATAGACACGGAGGTTTGCAAATGGCGGATCAAGATGTTTTTGTAAATGTGGTTGGTGGTGTAAAAGTCAGTGAAACCAGTGCGGATTTAGCTTTGTTGCTTGCATTAATTTCAAGTTTCCGTAATCGCCCTTTGCCGCAAGATTTAGTGATTTTTGGCGAAGTTGGATTAGCGGGAGAAATTCGTCCTGTGCCAAGTGGACAGGAACGTATTAGCGAGGCTGCAAAACACGGTTTTAAACGTGCTATTGTTCCTTTTGGTAACAAGCCGAAAAGTGCGGTCGAAAATATGCAGGTTTTTACTGTGAAAAAACTCACGGATGCGCTCGCTGTGTTAGATAATTTGTAA
- a CDS encoding CYTH domain-containing protein encodes MLQEIELKLAISPQIGIELPQYLAKFTILEHQNLFLGNTYYDYPDHFLAKQKMGLRIRQEEQELTLTLKTNGKVVGGLHSRPEYNLLLTEKETPTNAQLRELYPFEQLPRSSLQPIFSTDFNRTFWLVEFQQSKIEVAFDQGKIIAGESEQPICEIEFELKSGNVQDLFDFVETLPFERDIYFNSGSKAKRGYLLGSKQFLTDWLNKWRDFLKEEREESAVDFCVKFNSVLKMEQKLLEETLSFSPALFSQDFMKTVERVGAFFNLYHYYDENGKILEAVATEKQKETLLLALLESNQKIFAEIRDLIRFHSETKDNEKTIEKLTALLKSRVYFKRMIKLMELSYDLG; translated from the coding sequence ATGCTACAAGAAATTGAATTAAAATTGGCGATTTCGCCACAAATAGGTATTGAATTGCCACAATATCTTGCAAAATTTACGATTTTAGAACATCAAAATTTATTTTTGGGCAACACCTATTATGATTATCCCGATCATTTTCTTGCTAAACAAAAAATGGGATTACGTATTCGCCAAGAAGAGCAAGAACTTACATTAACGCTTAAAACCAACGGTAAAGTTGTTGGTGGATTGCATAGTCGTCCAGAATATAATTTACTATTAACCGAAAAAGAAACGCCAACCAATGCCCAATTAAGAGAGCTTTATCCTTTTGAACAATTACCTCGTTCTTCACTACAACCTATTTTCTCCACAGATTTTAACCGCACTTTTTGGTTAGTTGAATTTCAACAATCCAAAATTGAAGTGGCGTTCGATCAAGGCAAAATTATTGCAGGCGAATCTGAGCAACCGATTTGTGAAATTGAGTTTGAATTGAAATCTGGCAACGTGCAGGATCTTTTTGATTTTGTAGAAACCTTGCCTTTTGAAAGGGATATTTATTTTAATAGTGGAAGTAAAGCGAAGCGAGGTTATTTGCTGGGCTCAAAACAATTTTTAACAGATTGGTTAAATAAATGGCGTGATTTCTTAAAAGAAGAACGAGAAGAAAGTGCGGTAGATTTTTGTGTAAAATTTAATTCCGTGTTGAAAATGGAACAGAAACTTTTGGAAGAAACCTTATCCTTTTCTCCCGCACTTTTTAGCCAAGATTTTATGAAAACAGTGGAGCGAGTTGGGGCATTTTTTAATCTTTATCATTATTATGATGAAAATGGAAAAATCTTAGAAGCGGTGGCAACAGAGAAACAAAAAGAAACGCTATTGCTAGCTTTGTTAGAAAGCAATCAGAAAATCTTTGCTGAAATTCGTGACTTGATTCGTTTTCATAGTGAAACCAAAGACAATGAAAAAACTATTGAAAAATTGACCGCACTTTTGAAAAGTCGAGTTTATTTTAAGCGAATGATCAAATTAATGGAATTATCTTATGACCTAGGGTAG